In Deltaproteobacteria bacterium, the following proteins share a genomic window:
- a CDS encoding AI-2E family transporter yields the protein MKETGSISTPYYYLITAASFVILVAGMRAAASILVPFLLSIFLAIICTPLLFWMRKKGVPNALAVLTVLVVLAAIGVLLVVVVSSSLNSFLTTLPAYQKELTEKTAALVSWLHKKGIDVSNKVLIDYLDPGKIMRMVANTFTTLSAALKNVVLILLTVVFILLEAAGFHQKLAAALPQPQNSLQRLSTFTESVNRYLALKTLFSVVTAVAIWIWLTIVGVDYALLWALLAFLLNYVPTIGSMIAAVPAILLAVVQLGGSAALLTAAGYAVVNVSIGSVIEPRFMGRGLGLSTLVVFLSLVFWGWVLGPVGMLLSVPLTMIVKIALESNEDTRWLAMILGPAPSERLAASREKRATAHEKDVHSSKTAELDSTT from the coding sequence ATGAAGGAAACTGGCAGCATCTCAACCCCTTATTATTATCTGATCACAGCGGCAAGTTTTGTCATTCTGGTTGCCGGTATGCGGGCCGCCGCATCAATTCTGGTGCCTTTTCTTCTTTCCATTTTCTTGGCCATAATCTGTACTCCTTTGCTCTTCTGGATGCGAAAAAAAGGTGTTCCCAATGCGCTGGCTGTGTTGACCGTCCTGGTGGTGCTCGCTGCCATAGGCGTTCTTCTGGTGGTGGTGGTAAGCAGTTCTTTGAACAGCTTCCTCACCACCCTCCCTGCTTATCAAAAGGAGTTGACCGAAAAGACGGCTGCCCTGGTTTCGTGGCTGCACAAAAAGGGCATCGATGTTTCCAACAAAGTGCTGATCGACTATCTGGACCCCGGCAAGATTATGCGTATGGTGGCCAATACTTTCACCACCTTGAGTGCGGCCCTCAAGAATGTGGTGCTGATACTTCTCACCGTTGTTTTTATCCTTTTGGAAGCTGCTGGGTTCCATCAAAAACTCGCTGCTGCTCTCCCTCAACCGCAAAACTCCCTGCAAAGACTCTCTACCTTCACAGAGAGCGTCAACAGGTACCTTGCTCTGAAAACGCTTTTCAGTGTGGTCACTGCCGTTGCCATATGGATCTGGCTCACCATTGTTGGAGTGGACTACGCTCTACTCTGGGCTCTGCTTGCTTTTCTATTGAATTATGTGCCCACCATTGGTTCCATGATTGCCGCGGTGCCTGCTATTCTCCTTGCTGTGGTGCAACTCGGCGGCAGCGCCGCCCTGCTGACTGCTGCTGGTTACGCTGTGGTGAATGTCTCCATCGGCAGTGTAATTGAGCCTAGATTCATGGGGCGCGGCCTTGGACTGTCCACCCTGGTGGTATTTCTTTCACTGGTATTCTGGGGATGGGTACTCGGACCTGTGGGCATGCTTTTATCTGTACCTCTCACCATGATCGTCAAGATCGCCCTGGAAAGCAATGAGGACACCAGATGGCTCGCCATGATACTCGGACCTGCTCC
- a CDS encoding SHOCT domain-containing protein: protein MFRFRKKSSPSCAAITDGSRPSWLGSIAVFYFILLALLSIPFVALLMIFFVRTVMNVYLWIFLGIGLLAAVAMGLVYWRRKKLRSRFKKDTHDVMNIIRAAAREGHQVNISFLHGLVRLDYQGGNRNSQLLAVSSAQELKALPGRSTSGSSPEGTVVADTAVQQNSPSHILGELEKLADLLDRGVVTEAEFQELKCHLLGSKRL, encoded by the coding sequence ATGTTCCGCTTCAGGAAAAAGAGCTCGCCCAGTTGCGCTGCCATAACCGATGGCAGCCGTCCCTCCTGGCTGGGCAGCATTGCGGTATTCTATTTTATCTTGCTGGCACTGCTGAGCATCCCTTTCGTTGCCCTTCTAATGATCTTCTTTGTCCGCACAGTCATGAATGTCTACCTCTGGATCTTCCTTGGCATAGGGCTGCTCGCTGCAGTAGCTATGGGCCTCGTTTATTGGAGAAGAAAGAAGCTTCGAAGCAGATTTAAGAAGGACACACACGATGTCATGAATATCATTCGAGCAGCAGCAAGAGAGGGCCACCAGGTCAATATATCCTTCTTGCATGGACTCGTTCGCCTTGACTATCAGGGCGGCAACAGGAATTCTCAGCTGCTGGCAGTCTCCTCTGCACAAGAATTGAAAGCTTTGCCAGGCCGCAGTACGAGCGGCTCCTCCCCTGAAGGAACAGTGGTTGCAGACACCGCTGTGCAGCAAAACTCTCCATCCCATATATTGGGGGAGTTGGAAAAACTTGCCGACCTGTTAGACCGTGGTGTCGTTACTGAGGCGGAATTCCAGGAACTCAAGTGCCATCTTCTTGGCAGTAAGCGGCTTTGA